The bacterium genome segment GCTACCGCCGGCCCCGGACTGGGATGAGCCTTCGGCGCTATCCGCAGACGCGGCGGGCGCGGCGGGCGCGGCAGGCGATAGTGCTGGCGGGGCCGCCGAGACGTACGAGCCGCCGGGCTCCGACGAGCAGTCCGAGCACCTTTGACCGCGGGCCGTCCTGCTATGAGGAGCTGATGAACGGGCTCGAGGAGGCGATCTCGGCCGCCAGCGACGTCTGACGCTGTTCTTCCTTCCGCGTCGAGACCGCGATCCTCAGCGCTCGCATCTGACCCACCAGTACCACCAGCTTGCGCGCTCGCGTGACCGCGGTGTAGATCAGGTTTCTCTGGAGCATCACGAAGTGCTGGGTATGGACCGGTATGACCACGCAGGGATACTCGCTTCCTTGCGATTTGTGAACCGTGCAGGCATAGGCCAGCACCAACTCCTCCAGAGCCGGCCCCTCGTAGTCGACCCGACGGCCGTCGTACGCAACCGTGATCCGTGAGCCGTTCGTCGGCGTCGTCAGGACCGTGCCGATATCGCCGTTGAAGACGTCCAGGTCATAGTTGTTGCGTATCTGCATGACCCGATCCGCCGGGCGGAACCGTGGCCCGACAGCGTCTCGGGCCGGGCTCTGAGCGGGGTTGAGCAGGGCTTGCAGCTCCCGGTTGAGGTTGTCGGTTCCGAGGAGGCCGCGCCGCATCGGCGTCAGGACCTGGATCGCTCGCTTGGGGTCGAGACCGAACTGTCGCGGGATTCGCTCCGAGACGAGCTTCTTCAGCGTACGCAGCACCTCTTCGGGTTCGTCGCGCTGGATAAAGAAGAAGTCGGAGTCGGCGCCGACACGCTCGTCGATCGGAGCCAGCCCGCGCCGAATGCGATGCGCGTTGACCACGATCCTGCTGGCCTCGGCCTGGCGGAAGATCTCCTCGAGCCTGGCCACGGGGAGCTTTTCACTTGCGATGATGTCCTGCAGGACCTTGCCGGGTCCGACCGAGGGCAGCTGATCGACATCGCCCACCAGAAGAAGTCGCGCTCGATCCGGCACCGCCTGCAACAGAGCGTAGGTGAGGGGAACGTCGAGCATCGACGCCTCGTCCACGACCACCAGGTCCGCCTTGAGTGGAAGTTGGCGATCCCGGCGGAAACGCATCGTATGCGGGTCGAACTCGAGCAGCCGATGAACGGTCTTGACGGTGCTGCCGGTCGCCTCGCTGAGCCGGTTGGCCGCTCGTCCGGTCGGAGCCGCCAGGAGGACGCGCTGTTGTTTGCGCTCGAAGATATCCAGAATGCCCTTGAGCAGGGTCGTCTTGCCCGTGCCGGGGCCGCCGGTCAAGACCATGACCTTCTGGCTCAGCGCCTGGCGCAGAGCCGACTCCTGGGCCGGAGCCAGGTCGAGCCCCTGTCGCTTCCGCCACCACTCGAGGGCGCCATCGAGACTCGAGACCACCGCCGGGGAGACAGTGCCATGAATTCGTAGGAGCCGTTTGGCGATGGCGGTCTCCGCCCGCGAGAGCTCGGCCAGAGCCACCGTCTCCCGGCTGCGGGCGGTCTTTTGAATCACGGCTCCCCGCTCGGCCAGAGAGCCGAGGCCTTGCCGCAGTCGTTGCACGTCCAGTTCGAGCATCGCCGCCGCTCGCTCGAGCAGGTCGTCACGCCCGAGATAGGTGTGGCCGTCGGCCGAGGCCCGGCGCAGAGCGAACAGCAGGCCGGCGGCCGCGCGCTCGACCGTATCGTGACCCAGCCCCAGTTTCTGAGCCAGGCGGTCGGCCAGGTTGAAGCCGACTCCCGAGACGTCTTCCGCCAGCCGGTAGGGGTTGCTCTTGGCGACGCTGATCGAGGCGTTGCCGTAGTGGCGGACGATCCGAACCGCCAGCGCAGCGGAGACGTCGTGCTGCTGGAGAAAGATCAGAGCATCGCGTGCGAGACGCTGTTCCTTCCAGGCCTTGGCGATGCGAGCGACCTTGATCTTGCCGATGCCGTTGATTTCCACCAGGCGCTCGGGTTCGTTGTCGAGAAGCTCGAGAGTCGACTCTCCGAACCGGCGTACGATTCTCTTGGCGGTCGCCGGGCCCACGCCGGGAAGGCTGCCGCTGCCGAGGAAGCGTTCGAGCCCTTCCAGGGAGGTCGGCTCCAGGCTCGAGTAGGAATCGATCCGGAACTGGCGGCCGTACTTCGGATCCCGCTGCCAACGGCCATCGAGCCGCAGGGCTTCACCAACCTGGACTCCGGGCATGCGACCGACCGCTCCAACCGTGCGGCCGTCCTCGGTCTCGAGCTTGAGAACGGTCCAGCCGCTGTCGGGATTGCGGAAAACGATTCGAGCGACGATGCCGGTCAGACTCGCGAGCGCTTGCGGTTTCGTCGGTGGGAGAGGCATGGGCTGAGCGGAGATAGAAGTGTATGCGAATCGAGTATGGTACCGGCCGGACCGGGGAGTCGACGGTGTCCGGGCTCTGTGCGACAATTTGGCGCTATGGCGAAGACTCCCACCGTCGTCGTGATCGACGATGAAACGGGCTCGCGCGAGTCGATGGCGATCGCGCTCGAGAAGGCGGGCTGGTCGGTCAGCACCTTCGACGACGCCGCCAAGGCGCTGGCCTTCATCGAGGAGACTCCCAGCGTTACCTTGGCGATTTGCGACTTGCGCATGCCCGGAATGGACGGTCTCGGATTCCTCGAAGCGGCGGCCGAGCGGGAGCTGGATCTGCGCGTCATTCTGGTGACCGGGTATGGCTCGATCGAGTCGGCCGTCGAGGCCATGCGCGTCGGAGCCGACGACTACCTGACAAAGCCCGTGGACCTTTATGAGCTGCGCCAGAGGGTTACCAATCTGCTCGAGAACCGCGAGCTCAGGGAGGAGGTCTCGACCCTGCGCCAACGTCTCGACAAACGCTTCGGCTTCGAGAGCATCATCGGCAAGGCCGAGCCCATGGAGCGGATGTTCGAGCAGATGCGACTGGTGGCCCCGACCCGGTCGAGTGTCTTGATCATCGGCGAGAGCGGCACCGGCAAGGAGCTCGTCGCCAACGCCCTCCACCAGGCCAGTCCAAGGCGAGATGAGCGTTTTCTCGCGATCAACTGCGGTGCGATCCCGCCCGACATTCTCGAGAGCGAGCTGTTCGGCCACGAGAAGGGCTCTTTCACCGGAGCGGTGTCGAGGAAGATCGGCAAGTTCGAGATGGCCCACAAAGGCACTTTGTTTTTGGATGAGATCAGCGAGCTCTATCCCGAGCTCCAGGTCAAACTGCTGCGAGTTCTCGAAGAGCGCGCCATCATGAGAGTGGGCAGCGGAGAGGTTCTCGACGTCGATTTTCGGTTGATCGCGGCGACCAATCGGGATCTCGAGCGGGTGGTGGCCGAGGGCAAGTTCCGCGAAGATCTGTACTACCGGCTGAAGGTGGTAACGATAGCGGTGCCGCCGTTGCGGTCTCGGCTCGGAGACCTGGCGCTGCTTGCGGAAACTTTTCTCGAGCGCCTGTGCGCCGAGCACGGTCGATCGCCCAAGCGATTGTCCCAGGGCGCTCTGGAGACGATGGCCGGGTACGCCTGGCCCGGCAACGTTCGTGAGCTACGCAATGTGCTCGAGTCGCTCGTGATCTTCCATCAGGGCGAGGAGGTGGGGAGCGAGGACCTGCCCGTCAACGTCCGTCGGGGGCAGCAGGGTGCGAGGTCGAGCGGAACCATCCAAAGCCTGGTCGGCGCGCCGCTGAAGATGGCCGAGATCGAGCGCCGGGCGATTCTCGAGACCCTCGAGTTGACCGGAGGCAAGCGCGCCGAGGCGGCCGCGATCCTGGACATCGGGCTCAGGACGCTGCAACGAAAGCTCAAGGAGTACCGCGAGGCGGGAACTTCGGAGATCTAGGAGTTTAGGAGACCCACGCATGGAATTACCTTTTGGCGTCCTCATCCACAACGAGATTCTGGGGATCAAGGGCTCCCGGGGCGATCTGCTCAATATCAGTCCGCACGGTTATTACGAAGTCAACTTGAAGTTCGGTGAGAACACCCATCGCGTGCTGCTGCCGATCGCCAACACGGTGATTATCGGTCAGGAGGCCGAGGTGCCCGCCGCCGAGCGCATCGAGGTCGAGCGTTAGCGGCTGCTAGCCACGGCTCATCGACGCCAGCATTTCCCCGATCGCCTCTCGCAGGCCGACGAAGACCGCCCTCGACACCAGGGCGTGGCCGATGTTGAGCTCCTCGATCTCTTCGATCGCCGCGATGGGGCCGACGTTCCCGGATGTGAGCCCGTGCCCGGCGTAAACAGCCAGCCCGGTCTGCGCGCCCAGACGGGCGCATTGGGCGATTCGCTCCAGCTCCTCGTCCGCTTCGCCGGGGGCGCACTTGCTGTAGCGGTCGGTATTGATCTCGAAGCCGTCGACCACTTCGAGGAGGCGCGCGGCGGCTCGGACTTGTTCGGGATCGGGATCCAGGAAGAGGGAGACGGAGATCCCGGCTTCGGTCAAGGTCCGGGCGGCACGTTCGACCTCGGCGGCTCTGAGCACGAGGTCGAGTCCTCCTTCCGTGGTGACTTCTTCGGGGCGCTCGGGAACCAGCGTGACCTGGTCGGGCCGGGTCGCCACGGCGAAAACCACCATCTCGGGCTCGACCGACATTTCCAGGTTGAGCTTGCCCCGCACCGAGTTTCGGAGCGCGCCGACGTCGGCGTCCTGAATGTGCCTCCGGTCGTAGCGCAGGTGGACGGTGATTCCGTGCGCTCCCGCGGCTTCCGCGAGGGCGGCGGCCTCGAGAGGACTCGGATAGTCGGCACCCCGAGCCTGGCGCAGGGTGGCGACGTGGTCGACGTTCACGGAGAGTCTGGTCATGGGCTCTCTTCGATTCCGTCGATCTCGTGGGAGATCGTAGCCGCGAGCTTCTCGGCGAGCCCTTCGATTTGCTCTTGGTCCGGGCCTTCGATCATCACTCGCGCCAGCGGCTCCGTACCGCTGTAACGCAGCACGAGCCTGCCCTGGTTGCCGAGTAGCTCTTCCACCCGCCGAGCCTCGCTCATCACCCGCGGCAGTGATCCGAGCTCCGGCTTGCTGGTCACTCGGATGTTGCGCAGGATCTGCGGGAAGCGGCGGAAGCCGGCGGTCAGGCTCGACAGCGATTTCCCAGATGAGCTCACGGCCTGGGCGAGCAGGGCGGCCACCAGCAGACCGTCCCCGGTCGATGAAAGGCCGAGATGGACGATGTGCCCGGCCTGCTCGCCGCCCAGAACCAGACCCTCCGAGCGGAGTGTCTCGACTACTGCCCGGTCCCCGACGTCACAGCGCAGGAGGCTGATGCCCTCTCGCCCGAGCGCGGTTTCGAGTCCGAGATTGCTCATGCTCGTCGCCACCAGTCGTGGCGGCTCGAGCCTGCCTTCGTGCAAGAGCCAGGTGGCGAGGACATAGAGCATGGCGTCGCCGTCGTGCAAGGTGCCGGTCTCGTCGATGGCCACCGCGCGGTCGGCGTCACCATCGAAGGCGAAGCCGATGTTCGCACGGTGGTTTGCGGTCGCGCGCGCGGCCGACTCGGGATCCGTGGAGCCGCAGGCCTGGTTGATATTGGAACCGTCCGGTCGGTTGCCGAGCGCTACGACCGTGGCGCCGAGTCTCTCGAAGAAGTCGGTTGCCAGGCCCGTGGCCGCGCCGTGGGCGGTGTCGAGCACGATCGACAAGCCAGCGAGCGCACCGGGAGGAAACAGCGCGGTGAGCTCCGAGATGTACTGTTGCGCCAGGGCGCTCGAGGGCTCGAGGTCAGCCGCGGGCCCGAGGGTCTCGGACCCCTCCGACTCACTGCTCTCGGGCTCGAGGGCGAAGCGGCGTTCGAGCTCGGTCTCGCGTTCGCGTGACCATTTGAAGCCCTGGCCGTCCAGGAACTTGACGCCGTTGTCGGGGAAGGGATTGTGGCTCGCCGAAACCGCGATGCCCACGTCGGCAGCTCGCGCTTTCGCCAAGCGCGAGACCGCCGGCGTCGGCAGGACGCCGCCGTAAAGCGTGCGACAGCCGCGCTCCTCGAGGCCGCGTGACAGCCAGTAGCTGATTGTCGGCGTCGAGCTGCGGGTATCGCCGGCAATGATCGCGCTGGGCGAGGACGTCTCGGCGGAGAGCAGACTGCCCAGGGCCCGGCCCAAGCGGAGCAGCGAAGCTCGGTCCAGGGGCGCGGTGCCGGCCGGGCCGCGGATTCCGTCGGTGCCGAAGAGCCGAGTTGGAGCCCTCAACAACGGTCCCTACGAGTCATCTTCCTGGCCGGAGTTCGGTAGCGCCAGGGGCACTCGGACAGTGACGACGGTGGGCTGCATCACCTGGACCAGCGGGCTGGGCGACACGACCAGAGCCTGCTCCTCGAAGTCGAGGGCGTGACCGTCCAGCAGTACCGGACGGGTGACCAGGCTGTCGACGGTCGCCAGGATCGACTCCGGCCCCTGGACCAGCACCCGCGGCGGGACCACGTCGGGAACACCGGCCACGGCGCCGGCGGCCGGCTCGCCCGCCAGCCGCACCGACACCGGCCGGAATTCGCTGATCACCCGGTCGACCTCCAGGCTGAGCAGATTCGGCTGGATCGAGAGAACCTCCAGACCCTGCGGACGAACGACATTGTCCGGCGCCAACGGCACCTCGATCGGTCCTTGCTCGGCATTGCGAAGATCGACCACGACGCTGACCTGAGCGGGGTTGAGAGCGCTGATCAGATTGGTCTGACCTCGCAGCCTCACCTGAACCCGGAGGACCGGGTCGAGCACGATGAGATCGCTGGAGCCGGGGTTGTTGTACTGCACCGAAGGCTCGATGGTGGTTTCCGCGGTCTCGGTCTGATCGGCTCGCGACGAGGTCACGAAGGCCCAGGTTCCGACGGCGAGTCCCAGCGCCAAGGCGCGCAGAGCCCAGAGTGTCTGCTTCTTCGTCATGCGCTGCTTTCGGCGGCTCCGAGCTCGGTGATCAGGTAGCGGTAGAGGTGGTTTCTGAGCGCCTTGGAGTCGAGATTTCGGATCAGCTCGCCGGCGACTCCGAGCGAGATGCCGCCGGTCTCCTCGGAAACCACGACGGCGAGGGCGTCGGTCTCGCTCGAGATGCCGAGAGCCGCCCGGTGGCGCGTGCCGAACTCGGTCGAGATCTCGGAGTCGAGCTTGACCGGGAGAAAGCAAGAGGCGGCCGCGATGCGATTGTCGTAGACGATAACCGCGCCGTCGTGCAGGGGGGTCCCGGGTGTGAAGATGTTGACGAGCAGGTCGTACGAGACTCGGGAATCGATACGGATCCCGTTCTCCACGTAATTGCGCAGACCCTCGAGTCGCTGCAGAACGATCAGTGCTCCGGTCTTCTTGGTGGCCAGGGCCGAGGCCGCGAGCACCACCTCGTGGATGGTCGTCTCGGTCAGTTGATGCGAGCCGAAGGCCAGGAGCGGATTGCGTCCGAACGTTGCCAGGCCCCGTCGGATCTCATGCTGAAACAGGACGATGACGGCGAAGGGCAGGACGATCAAGAGACCGCTCAGGATGGTCTCGAGAGTCGCCAGCTTGGCCAGCCTGGAGGCCCAGTAGACGCCGGCGAAAAAGACCATTCCCAGTAGCACCTGTACCGCGCGCGTGCCGCGAATCAAGAGGAGAAGGTTGTAGAAGACAACGGCGACGAGAGCGATATCGATGAGATCTCGCCAGGTTACGATCTCTAGCAGTGAAGTCGGGTCCATCAGAGTGCGACCTCCGGGACCGGCGCCGCCCGGTGCCGGCTCGCGGGCTTTCTGCGGACGGCGCAGAACAAACAGGGCAGATGCAGATTCTTCTTGTCGACTCTCAACGCCGTCATCAACACCGCAAGCCCGCCCGTTGGCTCGTTAGTCTAGCAGCCCGCGGCAGTCCATCGCTGCCGTTCAAGAGACCGGATCGGGAGTTGGCGGTACCGGCAGGCCCAGACCGCCGGGCTCGCGCTCGCTGTCGGGAGTCTCGATTTCCGAGCCTTCGTCGCCTGCGCTCTCGTCCTGGGGCGCGGACGGCTCGTCCGGCAGACTGGGCGCGAGGTCGAGGCCGGTCATCTCGTTGATCAGCGAATACACTTCTCGTCCGTCGATGGTCTCGAACTCCAGCAGCCGCTCGGCGAGCGCGTCGAGCACGTCGCGCCTTTCGATCAGGATGTTGCGGGCTCGTTCGATGCCGTCCTTGACGATGCGCTCGACCTCGTGATCGATTCGGATCGCGGTGTCCTCGCTGTACTCGTTGCGCTGGGCGTAGTCTCGCCCCAAGAATACCGGTTCGTCCTTGCTGCCGAAGGACAGCGGACCCAACTCGGACATGCCCCATTCGCAGACCATCTTGTGGGCGATGTCGGTGGCACGATCGATGTCGTTGCCGGCGCCGGTGGTGATGTCCTTTTGGGTCAACTCTTCGGCGATGCGCCCACCCATCAGAATCGCGATCTGGTTCTCGATGTAGCCCCTCGAGTAGCTGTGCTTGTCCTCGGTCGGCAGTTGCATCGTCACGCCCAGGGCCCGACCGCGCGGAATGATGGTCACCTTGTGCAGCGGGTCGGCACCCTCGCAGAAGGCGGCTACCAGCGCATGTCCGGCCTCGTGAAACGCCGTGACGGTCTTCTCGTCCTCGGAGAGGATCATGGTCTTGCGCTCGACGCCCATCAGGACCTTGTCCTTGGCGAACTCGAAGTCCTCCATGGCCACCTGGGTGCGGTTCCGACGGGCGGCGACAAGGGCCGCTTCGTTCACCAGGTTTGCCAGGTCGGCGCCGGAGAAGCCGGGCGTGCCGCGGGCGATTACGCTGAGCTCGACATCCTTGTCCAGTGGGATCTCGCGAGTGTGGACTTCCAGGATTCCGGTTCTGCCGTTGATGTCGGGCCGATCCACCACCACCCGGCGATCGAATCGCCCGGGGCGCAGGAGGGCGGGGTCCAGAACGTCGGGCCGGTTGGTCGCCGCGATCAGAATGACGCCCTCGTTGGACTCGAAGCCGTCCATCTCGACCAACAGTTGGTTCAGGGTCTGTTCCCGCTCGTCGTGACCGCCGCCGAGGCCGGCGCCACGGTGGCGTCCGACCGCGTCGATCTCGTCGATGAAAATCAGGCACGGCGCGTTCTTCTTGCCCTGCTCGAACAGATCGCGGACGCGGCTGGCGCCGACGCCGACGAACATCTCGACAAAGTCCGAGCCGGAGATCGAGAAGAACGGAACGCTGGCCTCACCGGCGATGGCCCGCGCGAGCAGCGTCTTGCCGGTGCCCGGAGATCCCATCAACAGGACGCCCTTCGGGATCTTGCCCCCGAGCTTCTGGAACTTCTGGGGTTCGCTCAGAAACTCGACGATCTCGGAGAGCTCTTCCTTGGCCTCTTCGACCCCGGCTACGTCCTCGAAGGTCACCTTCTTGCCGGTGGCGCTGAGGAGCTTGGCCCTGCTCTTGCCGAACGAGAGGGCCTTGTTGCCGCCGGACTGCATCTGACGCATGAAGAAGATCCACAGCCCGATGATGAGCAGGAACGGTGCCCACCCGAGCACGTACTGAATGAGCGAGTTCTCGCGAGCTTCTTTGGCCGAGATCACGATGCCGGACTCCCGGAGCTCGCTGACCAGGTCGGGATAGTCGGGCGCGAAGACCATGAACTGGTCTTCTTCGGTGTACTGCCCGCCGGGCTTGAAAGTGCCGGTGATCTCCTGGCCGCGGATGGTGACCTCGGCCACGCGATCCTGCTCCACCTGCTCCATGAACTCGGTGAAGCTCAGCTCGTGGTGGCTGGCGCGTCCCGCCTGGAAGGTATTCCAGAGGACGATGACCACGACGAAGATCGCGATCCAGAGGATCAGGGTGCGGACTGCGGGATTCACCGGACTATTACTCCTGCCTTACTGAAACGGGCGGCGCACAGCGTAAATTCCACTATTCACCCTCGCCCAGGGTAAGCCGCGCGAGATACGGCAGATTGCCGAACATCCCGTCGCGCTTGAGCCCGTAGCCGACGAAAATGCCTGGGCGCCTCGGCGTAAAGACCCGGTAGTCGACGTGAAAATCAGACTTGCGCTCCTCGGGCAGATCGATCAAGGCCACGAAACGCACCTGCCTGGCTCCGAGGCCCACGAACTGACTCATCAAGTAGTTCTCGATAACGCCGGTCGCCACTACATCCTTCAGAACGACCAGCGACTGGCCGGTGACGTCGAGGCTGAGGGGGAAGTCGATGTCGACCACCTCGTCTTGGCCGGCCGACATCTTGTAGCGAACCTGCACGGCTTCGTAGCGGACCGGTTGCTCGATCGCTCGCAGGAGATCGGCCAGAAAAACCACTGACCCGCCGACGATCGAGATCAGGACCGGGGTCGAGCCGGCGTGATCGGCTTCCAGCCTGCGCCCCAGGTCGCGCACGTTGGTGGCGATGGTTCCTTCGTCGTACAGGACCTGTAGTCGCCCTTCACTCATCCGGGATGATCTCCGCTACCCATATCTCTGATCCATTTCGAATTCTCGCCTCGTGGTCGATAGTAACGCCGGGGACCCACAGAATGCGATCACTATGGCACAGGAGGGGCAGGCGATCGCGCTCATTCTTGGGAATTCCATGGTCGATCAGGAGGTCTTTGAGCTTACGCGGCGAGGAACTGCCCAATGGTTGGACGCGATCTCCGGGGCGTCGGTTCCTGACGGTCAGCTGCTCCCGGGTTTCAGGTGGTAGAGAGAGGCCGGCTCGACGGCGGTCACCCCGGAACATCCAGGGCTCCGCGCGTCCTGTTCTGAGCCGGAGCGAAGAGGAAAGCTCACCGATGTGAACTTCCCCGGGCACTTCCAGATTATAAGCGAAGGGCGGAGTGCGCTCGGGAGTTCGAAGCAGAGCCATCTTCTCGGCCCGCGCCTCTTCAAGGCGCCATCCACCTCCGAGGTCGACCCCGACCGGCGCCCCCGCGGTCAGAAGCGACTCGAGGTACGCGAGAGCTCGGTGGGAGGGCCTGCGGTGGCTGCCGGCGCATCTGAGCAGGTACACGATCGCGTGGGGGAGCAGGACCGGGGGCAGCGTCTCGAGAGCTCGTCGCGACACGGTGATGACCGAGCCCTCACGGTCTGGGCCCAGCCGCCGGTCGAGCGCGCGCGACAGCCGGCGGTTGGCGCCGCGCGCCGCCCGAGCCAGCCGAGCGAGACCGTCCGAGATCCCCGGAGTCTCGGCTTCAAGCGCCGGGAGCAGATGGTGTCGCAAGCGGTTTCTCGGTGCGGAGAGGTCTCGATTCGTGGGGTCTTCGACCCAGCTCAGGCCGCGCCGGCGGACCAGGTCGAGCAAGTCGATGCGGCTCTGCCCGAGCAGCGGTCTGACGATGGCGCCGCGAAGGGCCGGGATCGCGCCGAGACCGCTCAAGCCGTGGCCGGCGGCCAGCCGGAGCAGCACCGTTTCGGCCTGGTCATCGCGGCGGAGAGCGGTCGCGATGTAGCGCGCGCCGACCTCGGTAGCGATCCGCTCGAGCTCTCGATAGCGAATCCTGCGCGCGGCCATCTCCAGACTCTCGCCGCGTCTCTTCTGGGGCGCGACGTCCTGGCGGCTGATGACCAAGTGGATCCCCAGCGCTGTCGCCGTCTTCTTCGCGGCCTCCGCCCGCTCTCGCGACCCGGGGTCGAGCCCGTGGTCGACGTGGGCCGCCATGACCCGGATTCCTCGCGGGCCGGCATAGTCGCAGATGGCCGTGAGCAACGCCGTCGAGTCGGCGCCGCCCGAGAAAGCCACCAGGACGACGTCGCCGCTGGCGAGAGGGGCCCGATCCCGAAAGAAGGTCGCTAGAACTCCGTCAAGGCTCACATAGTAGACCCTAACAAGGTCGTTGCGTGAACCGGCCGGAAAGAAAGTG includes the following:
- a CDS encoding ATP-dependent RecD-like DNA helicase, translating into MPLPPTKPQALASLTGIVARIVFRNPDSGWTVLKLETEDGRTVGAVGRMPGVQVGEALRLDGRWQRDPKYGRQFRIDSYSSLEPTSLEGLERFLGSGSLPGVGPATAKRIVRRFGESTLELLDNEPERLVEINGIGKIKVARIAKAWKEQRLARDALIFLQQHDVSAALAVRIVRHYGNASISVAKSNPYRLAEDVSGVGFNLADRLAQKLGLGHDTVERAAAGLLFALRRASADGHTYLGRDDLLERAAAMLELDVQRLRQGLGSLAERGAVIQKTARSRETVALAELSRAETAIAKRLLRIHGTVSPAVVSSLDGALEWWRKRQGLDLAPAQESALRQALSQKVMVLTGGPGTGKTTLLKGILDIFERKQQRVLLAAPTGRAANRLSEATGSTVKTVHRLLEFDPHTMRFRRDRQLPLKADLVVVDEASMLDVPLTYALLQAVPDRARLLLVGDVDQLPSVGPGKVLQDIIASEKLPVARLEEIFRQAEASRIVVNAHRIRRGLAPIDERVGADSDFFFIQRDEPEEVLRTLKKLVSERIPRQFGLDPKRAIQVLTPMRRGLLGTDNLNRELQALLNPAQSPARDAVGPRFRPADRVMQIRNNYDLDVFNGDIGTVLTTPTNGSRITVAYDGRRVDYEGPALEELVLAYACTVHKSQGSEYPCVVIPVHTQHFVMLQRNLIYTAVTRARKLVVLVGQMRALRIAVSTRKEEQRQTSLAAEIASSSPFISSS
- a CDS encoding sigma-54-dependent Fis family transcriptional regulator, giving the protein MAKTPTVVVIDDETGSRESMAIALEKAGWSVSTFDDAAKALAFIEETPSVTLAICDLRMPGMDGLGFLEAAAERELDLRVILVTGYGSIESAVEAMRVGADDYLTKPVDLYELRQRVTNLLENRELREEVSTLRQRLDKRFGFESIIGKAEPMERMFEQMRLVAPTRSSVLIIGESGTGKELVANALHQASPRRDERFLAINCGAIPPDILESELFGHEKGSFTGAVSRKIGKFEMAHKGTLFLDEISELYPELQVKLLRVLEERAIMRVGSGEVLDVDFRLIAATNRDLERVVAEGKFREDLYYRLKVVTIAVPPLRSRLGDLALLAETFLERLCAEHGRSPKRLSQGALETMAGYAWPGNVRELRNVLESLVIFHQGEEVGSEDLPVNVRRGQQGARSSGTIQSLVGAPLKMAEIERRAILETLELTGGKRAEAAAILDIGLRTLQRKLKEYREAGTSEI
- a CDS encoding pyridoxine 5'-phosphate synthase is translated as MTRLSVNVDHVATLRQARGADYPSPLEAAALAEAAGAHGITVHLRYDRRHIQDADVGALRNSVRGKLNLEMSVEPEMVVFAVATRPDQVTLVPERPEEVTTEGGLDLVLRAAEVERAARTLTEAGISVSLFLDPDPEQVRAAARLLEVVDGFEINTDRYSKCAPGEADEELERIAQCARLGAQTGLAVYAGHGLTSGNVGPIAAIEEIEELNIGHALVSRAVFVGLREAIGEMLASMSRG
- the glmM gene encoding phosphoglucosamine mutase (catalyzes the conversion of glucosamine-6-phosphate to glucosamine-1-phosphate), with product MRAPTRLFGTDGIRGPAGTAPLDRASLLRLGRALGSLLSAETSSPSAIIAGDTRSSTPTISYWLSRGLEERGCRTLYGGVLPTPAVSRLAKARAADVGIAVSASHNPFPDNGVKFLDGQGFKWSRERETELERRFALEPESSESEGSETLGPAADLEPSSALAQQYISELTALFPPGALAGLSIVLDTAHGAATGLATDFFERLGATVVALGNRPDGSNINQACGSTDPESAARATANHRANIGFAFDGDADRAVAIDETGTLHDGDAMLYVLATWLLHEGRLEPPRLVATSMSNLGLETALGREGISLLRCDVGDRAVVETLRSEGLVLGGEQAGHIVHLGLSSTGDGLLVAALLAQAVSSSGKSLSSLTAGFRRFPQILRNIRVTSKPELGSLPRVMSEARRVEELLGNQGRLVLRYSGTEPLARVMIEGPDQEQIEGLAEKLAATISHEIDGIEESP
- a CDS encoding TIGR00159 family protein, with product MDPTSLLEIVTWRDLIDIALVAVVFYNLLLLIRGTRAVQVLLGMVFFAGVYWASRLAKLATLETILSGLLIVLPFAVIVLFQHEIRRGLATFGRNPLLAFGSHQLTETTIHEVVLAASALATKKTGALIVLQRLEGLRNYVENGIRIDSRVSYDLLVNIFTPGTPLHDGAVIVYDNRIAAASCFLPVKLDSEISTEFGTRHRAALGISSETDALAVVVSEETGGISLGVAGELIRNLDSKALRNHLYRYLITELGAAESSA
- a CDS encoding ATP-dependent metallopeptidase FtsH/Yme1/Tma family protein; its protein translation is MNPAVRTLILWIAIFVVVIVLWNTFQAGRASHHELSFTEFMEQVEQDRVAEVTIRGQEITGTFKPGGQYTEEDQFMVFAPDYPDLVSELRESGIVISAKEARENSLIQYVLGWAPFLLIIGLWIFFMRQMQSGGNKALSFGKSRAKLLSATGKKVTFEDVAGVEEAKEELSEIVEFLSEPQKFQKLGGKIPKGVLLMGSPGTGKTLLARAIAGEASVPFFSISGSDFVEMFVGVGASRVRDLFEQGKKNAPCLIFIDEIDAVGRHRGAGLGGGHDEREQTLNQLLVEMDGFESNEGVILIAATNRPDVLDPALLRPGRFDRRVVVDRPDINGRTGILEVHTREIPLDKDVELSVIARGTPGFSGADLANLVNEAALVAARRNRTQVAMEDFEFAKDKVLMGVERKTMILSEDEKTVTAFHEAGHALVAAFCEGADPLHKVTIIPRGRALGVTMQLPTEDKHSYSRGYIENQIAILMGGRIAEELTQKDITTGAGNDIDRATDIAHKMVCEWGMSELGPLSFGSKDEPVFLGRDYAQRNEYSEDTAIRIDHEVERIVKDGIERARNILIERRDVLDALAERLLEFETIDGREVYSLINEMTGLDLAPSLPDEPSAPQDESAGDEGSEIETPDSEREPGGLGLPVPPTPDPVS
- the tilS gene encoding tRNA lysidine(34) synthetase TilS, with amino-acid sequence MSLDGVLATFFRDRAPLASGDVVLVAFSGGADSTALLTAICDYAGPRGIRVMAAHVDHGLDPGSRERAEAAKKTATALGIHLVISRQDVAPQKRRGESLEMAARRIRYRELERIATEVGARYIATALRRDDQAETVLLRLAAGHGLSGLGAIPALRGAIVRPLLGQSRIDLLDLVRRRGLSWVEDPTNRDLSAPRNRLRHHLLPALEAETPGISDGLARLARAARGANRRLSRALDRRLGPDREGSVITVSRRALETLPPVLLPHAIVYLLRCAGSHRRPSHRALAYLESLLTAGAPVGVDLGGGWRLEEARAEKMALLRTPERTPPFAYNLEVPGEVHIGELSSSLRLRTGRAEPWMFRGDRRRAGLSLPPETREQLTVRNRRPGDRVQPLGSSSPRKLKDLLIDHGIPKNERDRLPLLCHSDRILWVPGVTIDHEARIRNGSEIWVAEIIPDE